AAAGAGGGTTTTCTCGCCCAATAGGAGAGTTTTAAGCGGAAAGCTTCTTGCGGCCTTTTGAGCGGCGCGCAGACAGGATCGCGCGGCCAGCTTTTGTCGCTTTGCGGGCGCGGAAACCATGACGGCGTTTGCGAACGAGTGCGCTTGGTTGGTATGTCCGTTTCACGGGTCTTCTCCGACTAGGGCTCCTGACCAGACCATCGACTGGTGTGCCCCCATAACAATAGAAGCCGCGGGCGGATGCCCAACGGCCAGACTGGCCGCGTGTATAAGCAATGGTGGGGGGCAAGTCAACGACTGTCCGGGGGTGTTTTGCAGGTAAACGCCGCAGAAATCAGCCGATTTTGGACTGAAATCGCGCAGGGGATGTGAAAAGTCGCAGATTCCGGCACTTCTGTTGCGATCACCTGAGCCTCACCAGCGCTAACGCTCTCTCACAAGCAGGTGAGTTTTGCGGGTTTTTTCGCATGGACACCCCACCTTCCGCTACACACGAAAGCATTGCGCCCAGAAAACAGACCTGGAAAGCACAGCAGTCTGGCGCAAGAAGGAGGCGATATGGTCCTGACAGTGACAGAACGGCATTATCAGCGCCTTGGGGGCGCGAAGCGGCGATCCAGGCGGTCTCGACCCATTGGGTTGTTCTTTCTAGGGGTAATCGCCCTAGTTTGGCTTTTGATTGGCGCGACCCAGGTTCCAGCCGCTGATGCCTGGACCAGATGGAGCGCTTTTGAGGAGAGTTCGACCGTGACCATAGATCATTCCGACTGGCAGGCGCTTTTGGACACCTATCTCGTGCCTGGCGCGGACGGTGAGGCCAACAAGGTCGACTATGCGAGCCTGGCTGCAAGTGAAGAAGACCGCGACAGGCTGGAACTCTACATCACCAGCCTTGAAGCAGTAGAAGTGGATGCGCTGGGTAAGAATGAGCAATTCGCCTTCTGGGCGAACCTTTACAACGCCGCAACTGTCCGGGTGATCCTTGATCATTATCCGGTCAGCTCCATCCGCAAGATCAATATCTCCCCGGGTTTTTTCTCAACTGGGCCTTGGGGCGCGAAGCTCGTGTCCGTTGATGGCGAACGATTGACACTGGATGATATTGAGCACCGTATCTTGCGCCCGATCTGGAAGGACCCCCGTGTCCACTATGCAGTGAATTGTGCATCCATCGGATGTCCCAACCTGCCGACGAAACCTTTCACGGGCAAGACCTTGGAACAGGATCTCGAAGCTGCCGCCCGCGCCTACATTAACAGCCCTCGTGGCGCGACCTTTCAGGGCAATGCTCTCCGCGTATCCAAGATATATGATTGGTACTCGGAAGATTTTGGAAAAGGGACAGCCAATCTCATTGCGCACCTGCGATCATATGCCGAAGGTGATCTTGCAGAGAAGCTCGAAAACACAACACGCGTCCAGGGATACGATTATGATTGGTCCTTGAACGACACGTCCGGCTCGTAAAAAGCCGACAGGGAGGAATAGATATGAGCGATGAAAATTCGGACGTGCAGCAATCGGGGTTCAGCCTCGGCAGGCTGATACCCTTGGTAGTTCTCGCTGCGGGGCTTGTAGCCTTCTTTGTGCTGGATCTCGGGCAATATGTCACCCTTGATGCTCTGAAAGAGAACCGAGAATTTTTGCAGACCTTCGTCACCGAAAACACTGCGCTGGCGTTCACGGTTTATATGGCGATCTACACAGTCATGGTCGCTTTCTCATTGCCGGGCGCGCTCATCGCAACCCTGACAGGCGGCTTTCTGTTTGGCACGCTGTTTGGTGGACTGGCAACTGTTGTTGCAGCAACCATCGGCGCGACCGTGGTGTTTCTGATCGCCAAGACGGCACTTGGCGACACGTTGCGCGCAAAAGCGGGGCCCGGCATTCAAAAGATGGAAGCAGGCTTTCAAAAGAACGCGTTCTCCTACCTGATGGTGCTGCGCCTGGTGCCTCTCTTTCCGTTCTTTCTTGTGAACCTGGCCCCAGCCTTCCTGGGCGTGAAACTGCGCACCTTTGTGGTGGCGACCTTTTTTGGCATCATTCCAGGCACCTTTGTGTTCGCGAGCGTTGGCAATGGTCTGGGCGCGATCTTTGATGAAGGTGGGGAGCCCAATCTCGGCATTATTTTTCAGCCGGAAGTATTGGGCCCGATCCTGGCGCTTGCAGCGCTGTCACTGGTGCCTGTTATCTACAAACGTTTTTCAAAAGAAGAAGCATAAGGGCCTCCTCTATCTGGGAGTGTGAGGAAACATCATGAGCAATGTGATTGAAGCGGACATTTGTGTCATCGGAGGCGGATCTGGCGGTCTCTCTGTTGCGGCGGGAGCCGTACAGATGGGGGCGAAAGTGGTTCTTGTCGAAAAGGGTAAGATGGGCGGGGACTGCCTGAACTATGGCTGTGTTCCGTCCAAAGCGTTGATTGCAGCGGCCAAGCATGCACATGGCATGGGGGACGGCGAAGCCTTTGGTGTGAAGCCACAAGCGCTGGAAGTCGATTTTGGTCGTGTTCATGATCACATACATGAGGTGATCGCAGGGATCGCGCCCGTGGACAGCGTTGAACGCTTCGAAGGTTTGGGCGTTCAGGTCATACAAGCTGCTGCACGATTTGCGAGCCCTCAAACTGTGCAGGCAGGTGATCAGACGATCAAGGCGCGCCGCTTTGTGATCGCAACTGGGTCATCTCCGGCGGTGCCGCCGATACCCGGCCTCGACACCGTGCCGTTCCTCACCAACGAAACCATGTTTGATCTGAAAGAACGCCCGGATCATCTGATCATCGTGGGGGGCGGTCCCATCGGGATGGAGCTCGCCCAGGCGCATCGACGTCTTGGTGCAAAGGTGACCGTTCTTGAAGGTCTGAAGGCGCTCGGCAAGGACGACCCGGAACTGACCTCGCTGGTGCTTGACGCCATTCGCGAAGATGGTGTCGATATCCGCGAGGGCGCGAAAGTGACCTCCGTCGCCAAAGAAGGTGACGGTGTCAGCGTCTCCATCGAGACAGATGCTGGTGAAGAAACGGTGTCCGGATCACATCTGCTGCTTGCAGTGGGCAGGCGTCCAAATATCGATGGGCTCGACCTTGAAAATGCAGGCATCAAATATGAGCGCACTGGCATCACAGTGGATGCGCGGCTCAGAACCACAAACAAGAAGATTTTCGCAATTGGAGATGTGGCCGGTGGCCTTCAGTTCACCCACGTTGCCGGTTATCACGCAGGCATTGTGATCCGAAACATCCTGTTCCGCATTCCGGCAAAAGCGGACCATTCTGCTATTCCTTGGGCGACCTACACTGATCCGGAACTGGCCCATGTCGGCGAGACGGAAGAAGAAGCCCGCAAAAAGCACGGCAAGATCGAGGTGCTGCGTTGGCCGCTTGCGGAAAATGACCGCGCACAAGCCGAGCGGCGGACACGCGGGCTCGTCAAAGTCGTGACCGACAGTCACGGCCGCATCTTGGGCGCAAGCATTGTTGGGCCACATGCCGGTGATCTGTTGCAGCCCTGGGTGCTTGCAAAGTCTCAGGGGCTCAAAATCGGGGCCATGGCCGGTGCGGTTGCGCCATACCCGACCTTGACGGAAATCAGCAAACGGGCCGCAGGTTCTTACTACACACCGACACTCTTTAGTTGGAAGACAAGGGCAATTGTGAAGTTCCTTGGCCTGTTCGGATAGCATCCCTTTCCGCTATACTCCTAGGAGCAGCGCATAAGCGCCGCGCGACGGAAAACAGGCGGAACATGGATCGCGAGATCAGCGATGTGACGGACGCAGATAAGGATACCGGGCCACGGGGTGCCGCGGCACCGGTCGTCCGTCTTGTGGCTCCCTTGCGCCGCAGTCTGTCGGCACAGCTCCTTGTCCTCACGGTCCTTTTTGTGATGCTGGCAGAGGTGTTGATCTATGTACCCTCACTCTCCAATTTCAGGGACAGCTGGATCAAACAGCGCCTGGCGCGAGCGCAGATCGCAACCCTCGCCCTTGAAGCGACCCCAGACAATATGGTGGCTAATACGCTCCGCGATGAACTTCTGACCAACGCGGAAGCCTTTGCCGTCGTCTTGCATAGAAACGCGGCGCGTCGACTAATCCTCAGAGACGACATGCCGCCAGCGATTGATGCGACCTACGATCTGCGCGACGCGACCTTCCTTGACATCATCATGGACATGTTCGACTGCCTGATGGCGGAAGATGGCCGCACCATTCGGGTAATTGGCAAGCCTCGGTTCGAAGGCGGCGACTTTATCGAAATCGTTTTTGACGAAACACCGTTACGTCAGGCCATGCTCGACTTTTCGACCAACATTCTCAATCTGTCGATCTTGATCTCCATTATTACGGCGTCTCTTGTCTTTTTTGCCCTGAACTTTTTTCTGGTCCGGCCCATGCGGCGCATTACGGAAAACATGGTGGCCTTCAGCGAAAAGCCAGATGATGCGTCCCGTGTCATCGAACCATCAACGCGGCTGGATGAAATTGGTGTTGCCGAGCGTGAATTGGCCGACCTCCAAACACAGGTGCGCTCAACATTGAACCAGCAGGCGAGACTCGCATCGCTGGGAACAGCAATCAGCAAGATCAATCATGATCTGCGGAATATATTGGCGAGCACACAGCTGATCTCTGACAGGTTGGGTGGTGTGGATGACCCGACTGTGCAGAGCTTGGCGCCGCGCCTTTTTGCCTCCATTGATCGTGCCATTCAGCTATGCACCAACACGCTTAAATTCGGCAGCAGCGAGGAAGCACCGCCCGCCCGCCGTGCAGTCGCACTGAAAGGTCTCGCGGCGGAGGCGATGGAGGCTATCGGCCTGGAAGAGAATAGCCCCGTCGCTATTCGGATAGAAATTGCCGACGAGTTGGAAGTTGACGCTGATCCGGATCATTTGTTTCGAGTTCTGCTCAATCTTGGAAGAAATGCGGCTCAAGCCATGGAAGCAGGCGGCGAGATTTCTGTTTCGGCCTTCAATGATGTAGAATCTGTCACCATTGAACTGGCGGACACCGGGCCAGGTATTCCAGATGCCGCCCGCGAACGTCTTTTCCAGCCGTTTGGCGGTACCACGCGCCAGGGCGGCACCGGACTTGGCCTTGCGATTTCCGCAGATCTGGTTCGGGCGCATGGCGGTACACTGGAGCTTGTTGAAACCGGCGCCACCGGGACCCGGTTCAGAATATGGATACCTCACCGCAAGGATATGATCCGCGCAGCGCAGTAGAGGCCGAACGCGAAAAGAGAAACTGGATTTTCGGTCGCACGCATGACCAAACGGTCATGCGGTAGTGAAGCCATATGCCTAGTTTGCTGACGGCTTCAAACCTAGGAGGTGTACCGTGGAATATATTGAAGATGGTGTGCGACTTTTCGTGGCGGATATTGGGGGGACCTATGCCCGCTTCGCCTACGCAGATGCCTCGGTCGGTGCAGAGAGCCTCACGACTCCGATCGTTCTCGAGACAGAAGACTTCAAGACCTTTGGCGATGTTGTGCAAGAGGCGTTGGATGAGAGCGGTGCGCCTGAAATCAACGCCGCTGCCGTATGCGGTGCGGGACCTTTGGTGCAGACTGAATCTGGCCCGACTATCGATATGACCAATTGTCCCTGGCAATTGGCGGAGTCTGAACTGAAAACAAGGCTCGGCACCGCCAACGTCAGCCTGGTGAATGACTTTGTGGCCATCGCTCATGCATTGCCCCTGTTTGATGATGATGAGTTTTTACAGATTGGGGGTGGCAGCGCTGACCCAGCAGGCCCTATGGCAGTACTCGGTGCCGGAACGGGCCTAGGCGTCGCCGGGCTAGTCCCTGATGGGGCGGGCCAGTTTGCGTTGATTGATGGTGAAGGGGGGCATGCTGACATTGCACCTGCGAACACCCGCGAGCTGGCAATCTATGAACGCCTCCTTCGGCGTTTCGGGCATGTGAATGCAGAAACCATTCTGTCAGGCGCAGGTCTGGAAGCGCTTCATGATGTGTTGTGCGAGATGGCTGGTCTTGAATGCGAACCTGTGAGTGCGGCAGAGATTTCAGCGCGCGCCGCAACGGGCGGGGAGCCGATCAGTGCAGAGGCCGTTCACTGTTTTACAACCTGGCTCGGTGCCGCGGCCGCGAATGTTGCTCTGACATTGGGGGCAACAGGCGGGGTGTATGTTGCGGGAGGTATCGTCCAGCGTTGGGGTGGTTTATTCGAGACAGACCGTTTTCGAAGCCGGTTTGAGGATCGTGGGAAAATAGGAAGCTATACAAAATCCATTCCGACCTATCTGGTGACTGCGCCGGATCCCGCTCTCAAGGGACTGGTCAAGATTTCAGAGGATTTGCTCAATGGGAAAAAAGCGTCCTAGAGCCGCCCACTCAGGACAATGCCTTCACGGCGCGTGTCCGCCCCTCCTTCAAGTCCGCCCTCCAACCGGCGGATACCATGCAGCCCGCTGGTGATTTCCTTCACCACGACCTCATGGCCGAGCTGCTCCAGTTCTTCCTTTAAGTCCGCAATCGTGGTGCTTTCTTCAATCTCAAGCGGGCCATTGCGGTTCACATGCCGGGGCTGATTGATCGCCTCCTGCATGGGCATGTGATGATCAAGAAGAGCAACAAGCGTCTGTGTCACAAAAGCAATGATGCGACTGCCCCCAGGAGACCCGATCGCCAGATAAAAATCACCTTGCGCATCAAACACCATGCTCGGCGTCATAGAGGAGCGAGGCCGCTTACCAGGCGCCACAGCATTGGCGACGGGTTTCCCGTCTATCACCGGGCGAAAGGAGAAGTCGGTGAGTTGGTTATTGAGGAAGAACCCGCCTACCATCAGGTGGCTGCCAAACGGCGCCTCAATGGACGTCGTCATGGAGACAACATTGCCTTGCGCGTCCACAATACTGAAGTGGCTGGTCGAAGGGCGAGACCGGGACTCGTTCGGCGCGTAGAGAGACCCCAGATCACCGGCGGCTTCAGGCACGCCTGCCTCCGCTCTTCCGATGCTGCTGGAGAGATCGATCAGGCGCGCACGCGACGCGAGATAGTCTTCATCAAGCATCGCCTCGACCGGAACGTCGACAAAGTCCGTGTCACCGATATAGAGATCGCGATCAGCATAGGCGAGGCGGCTTGCTTCTGTGATGAGATGCACCGCCTCTAGGGACCCGGGCTTGAGTGCACCCATATCAAATGATTCAAGAATGCCAAGGGTCTGCAGGCTTGTGAGACCGCCCGAGGTTGACGGCGGCATGCCGCAGACATTGTAAGTGCGGTAGGCAAGACAGATTGGATCGCGCTTGACGGGTTCGTAGGCCGCCATGTCCGCCATGCTGAGGGTGCCGGGACGGATGGGAGCGTTTTGGGAGACTGCAACGATGGCTTCGGCAATTTCCCCTTTGTAAAAGACATCGGGGCCTTGCTCTGCGATGAGCCGCAGGCTTTTTGCATAGGCGGGGTTTTTAAGGCGCGTCCCCACGGTCAGCGGGACCGCATTTCCATTCTCGTCTTCGGTGAAGAAATAGGCGCGCGACCAGGGCAGACGCGGCAGTGCAGGCGACCAGGCGATCAGCTTATTGAGGCGTGGTGTGACAAGAAACCCCTCTTCGGCGAGGCGGATGGCGGGCTGAAAAAGATCCGCCCAAGGCAATTTTCCATGTTCCCGGTGTGCGAGATGAAGCATGGCAATGGCACCGGGAACGCCATTTGATTGGCCGGTGACCACGGCATCAAAAAAGGAAAGAGGCTGACCCGCTTCATCCAGAAACAGTCGTGGTGTGGCACCAGTCGGTGCCGTTTCACGTCCGTCATACGCTTCCAGCAGACGGGCACGCTCATCCCAATGCAGCATGTAGGCGCCGCCTCCAATGCCCGACGATTGCGGTTCGACAAGCGTCAGAACCAGCTGTACCGCAATGGCCGCGTCAACCGCTGAGCCGCCACGTGCCAGCATTTCCTGACCCGCTTTGCTGGCCTCTGGATGGGCAGACGAGACCATATATTCTCCCGCGCCATGAGGACTTGTGTCGGGTGTGCCGGAATGGCCCCACCAGATACCAAGCGGGGTAGAGATAACGGCAAGGCCGATCAGCACAAGCAGAGCGCGGGAAAGTTTCATCAAGTCCTCCATGTGAGGGAAAACCCCTCTTAGGCTCCATGCAAACTGGTTAGACCCCAGCATACCCAATTTGACCGGTGTTTGACCCGGCGCTAGCAGATCGTTAGCGTCCGCCACCAACGGCACGTCTATTCTGCGTGCCATAGTGTTCGAGGAAAACCATGGTCACACCGTTCGCCTCAGGTGGTATTCAAACCGGCCCCCGTAACTTGATCACGGATGTCGATGGGATCAAGGTCGGTCAGGCAGAAGATGTGGACGCCTGCACGGGCGCAACGGTCATCCTACCCGATAGCCCTGTAACCGCAGCGGTGAATGTGATGGGCGGTGCGCCGGGGACGCGGGAGACAGATGCGCTTGACCCGAGCAGATTGCTCGGCGGCGTCATAGATGCCGTGACACTCTCTGGTGGGTCGGTTTATGGCCTCGACACCGGATCAGGCGTCACAGCCTGGCTCGGAGCACGGGGCCGCGGTTTTGAAATCGCTGGCAGTGAAGTGCGTGCACCCATCGTGCCCGGTGCGATCCTCTTCGACCTCTCGAACGGGGGCGACAAAGGCTGGGGCGAGGAACCTCCATACCGGCGCTTAGGCGCTGAGGCCGCCGCCGCGGCCGCAGAGAGTTTTAGGCTGGGAAATGCAGGCGCAGGATTCGGCGCACGTGCTGGGAGCATTAAGGGCGGTACAGGGTCCGCCTCGCTCATATCCAGCGATGGTTTGCAAATTGGCGCACTGATGGCCGTCAATTCTTATGGCTCGGCAGTTGTGCCGGGCACAAGTGCCTTCTGGGCAGCACCCTTTGAGCGTGATGGTGAGTTTGGTGGCGTTGCCCCTATGGGGTTGGCACCAGATGCCGAGTGGCTTGAAGGAACGAAGGCCGGCAACCCGGGGCTCCGGCAGAACACGACCATTGGCATTGTGGCCACCAATGCGGATCTCACCGCCGCAGAGTGCAACCGTGTCGCCGTAATGGCCCATGATGGTCTCGCCCGCGCACTCCGTCCCGCCCATGCGCCGGTAGATGGCGATGTCATCTTTGTCATCGCAACAGGCGCGCATGCCTTGGGAGATGATATGCGGGTACGTCACCTGTCAGAGATCGGCACCCATGCGGGAGATTGCGTGGCGCGCGCCATTGCCCGTGGTGTTTACGAGGCCAAGACGCTTGGCGAGATGATCGGCTACGGGGATGCGCTGGTCTGAGCATCAGGCCTCAAATCCAAGGTGTTTAGCGTGGGCTTTCATCGCCGCAGTCAGCCAGACTGAAAACTTGAGGCTCAGTTTTTCATATCGGGCGACAAAGTCTGGATGAGATAGATACATGTCCGCGAGCCCAGAAAAACCTTCTGCTGAACAAGGCTGACCCCACATCGTGGCGACAAAGTGCCTATGTCGCTCAAGCAGGGTGTGAAGTGTATCAGACGTCTCTGTAGTGCCGTCTTCGTAGGCTGCAACCAGATCCTGCTCAATGGTCTTTAATTCTTCTAGTGCCCCTTCCATACCTTGCGGCAATTTTTTGATGGCGTGTTTCGATGTTGCGATCTGGTCCGCCATGGTCTCACCATAGGTTTCCACCAGCCACGCTTCGTTGGCTGTTTGTTGCTCTTCAGTAAAGGGCTTGTAGAGCTCATCCGTTGTCATGCCGCGTTCTCCTTTCAGGTGAGCGATCGTAGCGTTCAGGGTCTCGATCACCTGTGCCGTGTGACCTGCTTCACGGCACAATCGGTCGAGATGTACGGTCAGGCGAACAACCGCATCGGCTGGCCCGTCTAGCACCTCTTTGATCTCTGCGAGGGGCATGCCGATGTCGCGGTAGAAGAGGATTTCCTGCAAGCGAAATGTTTCCGGGCGGCCATAGATTCGGTACCCGTTTGCCGCCACATGTGCCGGTTTAAGAAGGTCGATCGCATCATAATGATGCAGAGTCCTGACCGACACGCCGGTAAGCGCAGCGAGTTGACCCACAGAATATTCTTCGCGTTCATTTGCCATGACGCTTTTATGAGACCTCACGCGGCGTGAGGGTCAAGGCCTTTCAGCATCAAAAAAGCCCTGCTCGTTACGAAGCAGGGCTTTTGGAAACTTATGTGGTGTTTCTCAGCGAACGTAGATGCGCACTTCATTTGAAGACACACCAGCACTTGTGGTCGCTGAAAGCTGAACCCGGTCAGGCGGCAGACCCATGTCGCTCATGGAACGGAAGACCCGCTCTGCATTCTCCCGAGACTGAGATTGCGCCAGCTGAACGTTGGCGGCCGTTCCACCTGCGGGCGAAACAGCAAGAACTGTGAATTCAGCGCCAGGGCGAAGCTCAAGGGCCTGTGAAAGGGCGGTATAGAGTGAGCGCTCATATTCAACGCCAGGGCGATCAAAACGAATGGTCACAAGTGGGGGCGTGCCAGGAACTTCACCCGCTGCACGCGGCGCAGCAGCGAGGCTTGGTGCTGCGGCAGGCGTCTGCGAAACAGACAAGCCGCCACCATATACCTGTCCGCGTTTGATCGCGTTGGACAGAGTGTTGAGAGCGGCGCGCTCATTGGCGAGATAGGTTGTCTGACGTGCTGTGTCTTCGCGCAACTCGCTGAGCAGGCTGTTGATCACAACGATGGTCTGCTTGGTATTGTCCTGCAATGTTTCGAGCTGAACATGGTCTTCATCAACCGCGCCGGAAAGGCCGAACGTCGCCTGGATCGTATCGAGCAAATAGGTCGCAGTCGACGCATCACCGGCGATCGCGGTGGAAAGCGCCGTCATATTGTTGATGTCGCGGGCCATCTGATCAAGCTCAGCCTGGGTCTGGTTCCAGGCAGAAACAAGGTTCGGGTTTCCCGGTGTGGTCCCGACCTGCAGCTTAGCTTCAATGCCAGCCTTGCTCGCGTGATAGGCACTCGCATGGGAACTGGTCTGGGAGCGGATGCCCTCCAGCTCGGCAGAGCGGGTGTTCATGGCTGTCTGAAGCCGTCCCAGGTCGCCGCGAAGCTGGCCAACGCGAGCACCGACGGGCGTTCCAGTAGCTGCGCCGGGGGTAACTGTAAGTCCCGCAGCAGTGCTTGTGCCAAGGGCAGGGGCAGCATTTGTCCCCGTTTGAGCTTCATCACCTGCAACGGTCGGCCAGATGACCTCGTCGGCGAAGGCGCAGCCGCCGAGTGCGAGCATCGCACTAAGGGCCAGAAGGCGAAGGCTTTTAGGTCCAATCTGACTCGACATGATTTTTTAAATCCACACCCGTTATATGGCCGGTTTATGAGGGAGACCCTCAAGAAGCCAGCAGTTTGGCGGCTTGGCAGCCGCACCTGTTGTTAAGGGAACATCCAACAATCAGACTGGATTTTGGGAAGAAAACCGGCCATTTGAGCCGATCACACCCCTCCAACGCACAGCCGTCAATTGGCCTCGATGCCCCTCTTGTAGCCGCCGCGCGACAATCCCACTGCCATGCCGCATGCATGACGGTATTTCGCGGATGCGAAAGCAATTTAACCAAAGGGATTTTAGGCCGCAAGTGTCTTGGGAGAAAGGTGAATTTGCTCATTCCGGCAGTTTTGGCCCGGATTTTTCGCGTTTTCGAGATGCCAACGCAGTTGTTGAGCGTCGGGGAGCCGAAGACTTATCAAATCGACCTCGGTAATAGCCACCCGTGTGACCGCTCCATGCGCGGGGCGTACAGGCAAGGCGGGCACGGGATTTGTGTTGAGATTGCTTGCTTCGCCCTGGTGACCTGCATTAAGTGCATCTGCACTTCAGAGGACGCCCAGTGTGACTGACGACGTGTCATCTGTTC
The DNA window shown above is from Parvibaculaceae bacterium PLY_AMNH_Bact1 and carries:
- the rpmH gene encoding 50S ribosomal protein L34 (Derived by automated computational analysis using gene prediction method: Protein Homology. GO_component: GO:0000315 - organellar large ribosomal subunit [Evidence IEA]; GO_component: GO:0022625 - cytosolic large ribosomal subunit [Evidence IEA]; GO_function: GO:0003735 - structural constituent of ribosome [Evidence IEA]; GO_process: GO:0006412 - translation [Evidence IEA]), which encodes MKRTYQPSALVRKRRHGFRARKATKAGRAILSARRSKGRKKLSA
- a CDS encoding DUF547 domain-containing protein (Derived by automated computational analysis using gene prediction method: Protein Homology.); protein product: MVLTVTERHYQRLGGAKRRSRRSRPIGLFFLGVIALVWLLIGATQVPAADAWTRWSAFEESSTVTIDHSDWQALLDTYLVPGADGEANKVDYASLAASEEDRDRLELYITSLEAVEVDALGKNEQFAFWANLYNAATVRVILDHYPVSSIRKINISPGFFSTGPWGAKLVSVDGERLTLDDIEHRILRPIWKDPRVHYAVNCASIGCPNLPTKPFTGKTLEQDLEAAARAYINSPRGATFQGNALRVSKIYDWYSEDFGKGTANLIAHLRSYAEGDLAEKLENTTRVQGYDYDWSLNDTSGS
- a CDS encoding TVP38/TMEM64 family protein (Derived by automated computational analysis using gene prediction method: Protein Homology.), whose product is MSDENSDVQQSGFSLGRLIPLVVLAAGLVAFFVLDLGQYVTLDALKENREFLQTFVTENTALAFTVYMAIYTVMVAFSLPGALIATLTGGFLFGTLFGGLATVVAATIGATVVFLIAKTALGDTLRAKAGPGIQKMEAGFQKNAFSYLMVLRLVPLFPFFLVNLAPAFLGVKLRTFVVATFFGIIPGTFVFASVGNGLGAIFDEGGEPNLGIIFQPEVLGPILALAALSLVPVIYKRFSKEEA
- a CDS encoding mercuric reductase (Derived by automated computational analysis using gene prediction method: Protein Homology.), translated to MSNVIEADICVIGGGSGGLSVAAGAVQMGAKVVLVEKGKMGGDCLNYGCVPSKALIAAAKHAHGMGDGEAFGVKPQALEVDFGRVHDHIHEVIAGIAPVDSVERFEGLGVQVIQAAARFASPQTVQAGDQTIKARRFVIATGSSPAVPPIPGLDTVPFLTNETMFDLKERPDHLIIVGGGPIGMELAQAHRRLGAKVTVLEGLKALGKDDPELTSLVLDAIREDGVDIREGAKVTSVAKEGDGVSVSIETDAGEETVSGSHLLLAVGRRPNIDGLDLENAGIKYERTGITVDARLRTTNKKIFAIGDVAGGLQFTHVAGYHAGIVIRNILFRIPAKADHSAIPWATYTDPELAHVGETEEEARKKHGKIEVLRWPLAENDRAQAERRTRGLVKVVTDSHGRILGASIVGPHAGDLLQPWVLAKSQGLKIGAMAGAVAPYPTLTEISKRAAGSYYTPTLFSWKTRAIVKFLGLFG
- a CDS encoding HAMP domain-containing sensor histidine kinase (Derived by automated computational analysis using gene prediction method: Protein Homology.), whose product is MDREISDVTDADKDTGPRGAAAPVVRLVAPLRRSLSAQLLVLTVLFVMLAEVLIYVPSLSNFRDSWIKQRLARAQIATLALEATPDNMVANTLRDELLTNAEAFAVVLHRNAARRLILRDDMPPAIDATYDLRDATFLDIIMDMFDCLMAEDGRTIRVIGKPRFEGGDFIEIVFDETPLRQAMLDFSTNILNLSILISIITASLVFFALNFFLVRPMRRITENMVAFSEKPDDASRVIEPSTRLDEIGVAERELADLQTQVRSTLNQQARLASLGTAISKINHDLRNILASTQLISDRLGGVDDPTVQSLAPRLFASIDRAIQLCTNTLKFGSSEEAPPARRAVALKGLAAEAMEAIGLEENSPVAIRIEIADELEVDADPDHLFRVLLNLGRNAAQAMEAGGEISVSAFNDVESVTIELADTGPGIPDAARERLFQPFGGTTRQGGTGLGLAISADLVRAHGGTLELVETGATGTRFRIWIPHRKDMIRAAQ
- the glk gene encoding glucokinase (Derived by automated computational analysis using gene prediction method: Protein Homology. GO_function: GO:0004340 - glucokinase activity [Evidence IEA]; GO_process: GO:0005975 - carbohydrate metabolic process [Evidence IEA]), with the protein product MEYIEDGVRLFVADIGGTYARFAYADASVGAESLTTPIVLETEDFKTFGDVVQEALDESGAPEINAAAVCGAGPLVQTESGPTIDMTNCPWQLAESELKTRLGTANVSLVNDFVAIAHALPLFDDDEFLQIGGGSADPAGPMAVLGAGTGLGVAGLVPDGAGQFALIDGEGGHADIAPANTRELAIYERLLRRFGHVNAETILSGAGLEALHDVLCEMAGLECEPVSAAEISARAATGGEPISAEAVHCFTTWLGAAAANVALTLGATGGVYVAGGIVQRWGGLFETDRFRSRFEDRGKIGSYTKSIPTYLVTAPDPALKGLVKISEDLLNGKKAS
- the ggt gene encoding gamma-glutamyltransferase (Derived by automated computational analysis using gene prediction method: Protein Homology. GO_process: GO:0006750 - glutathione biosynthetic process [Evidence IEA]) — translated: MKLSRALLVLIGLAVISTPLGIWWGHSGTPDTSPHGAGEYMVSSAHPEASKAGQEMLARGGSAVDAAIAVQLVLTLVEPQSSGIGGGAYMLHWDERARLLEAYDGRETAPTGATPRLFLDEAGQPLSFFDAVVTGQSNGVPGAIAMLHLAHREHGKLPWADLFQPAIRLAEEGFLVTPRLNKLIAWSPALPRLPWSRAYFFTEDENGNAVPLTVGTRLKNPAYAKSLRLIAEQGPDVFYKGEIAEAIVAVSQNAPIRPGTLSMADMAAYEPVKRDPICLAYRTYNVCGMPPSTSGGLTSLQTLGILESFDMGALKPGSLEAVHLITEASRLAYADRDLYIGDTDFVDVPVEAMLDEDYLASRARLIDLSSSIGRAEAGVPEAAGDLGSLYAPNESRSRPSTSHFSIVDAQGNVVSMTTSIEAPFGSHLMVGGFFLNNQLTDFSFRPVIDGKPVANAVAPGKRPRSSMTPSMVFDAQGDFYLAIGSPGGSRIIAFVTQTLVALLDHHMPMQEAINQPRHVNRNGPLEIEESTTIADLKEELEQLGHEVVVKEITSGLHGIRRLEGGLEGGADTRREGIVLSGRL